The following coding sequences are from one Maniola jurtina chromosome 14, ilManJurt1.1, whole genome shotgun sequence window:
- the LOC123871692 gene encoding monocarboxylate transporter 12-like, whose product MDRARLSPPPDPLRRPLQGGSCGTPDSPLSPENLSEPGTRLPRALTPIPESEPLLHGPRCASASAIASASASASASASASASDVPHRHARPLHVQFDAQSPPAAVSVSSSSSSSSDDEELSIAEARPPDGGWGWVIVFASFMVNLIADGITFSFGVFFPHFLEYFGESTGKTAWIASIFMAMPLLSGPIASFLTDRYGCRRMTIFGSILAAIGFIISAFVDNIETLMFTFGIMAGFGLSLCYVAAVVIVAYYFEKKRSLATGISVCGSGIGTFIFAPLTYVLLDEYGWRGTTLILAGLFLNMAVCGLLFRDLPWTATMNEERAKERKRRRERKRNKRFGSSADSFSDSKSSAVGSTKATDAVDIEAVTTSIVPQYSSLVDLPTYMTGGEGVSLETFELMSTRGRAYAILAQNYPGVLLPSRSFSDSGRLHEMSPPKNLMSPGTTSPGTLSPNNSVPSAPETNGTTRLNDKAALSIWVKRHGPGGHGSTKKPPAFLKDLRLHRHSLTYRGAMLNINRYRLRASSCPNILRNSMTTIAKEKVQWYAGLWDFWDLAVDVLDFSHFLNPAFLVFAVSNFLLYLWYDVPYVYLAHSASNMGFNESQSSMLISIIGILNMFGEIILGWIGDWECVNASLVYAVCMILCGVVTVVMPLLSSYFGLAAASGAFGAFIAANYSLTSIILVEQITLEKFTNAYGLLLLMQGLANLIGTPLGGWVYDVTDSYDLSFYLAGVFIGISGLILLVSPLYHATRRYKNHRKSTDLSANMSTDISTDVSTNKSTNNEHTHINGEVKQNGKLIM is encoded by the exons ATGGACCGCGCGCGCCTCTCGCCGCCGCCGGACCCGCTGCGTCGGCCGCTCCAAG GAGGATCCTGCGGAACCCCGGATTCGCCCCTCTCGCCGGAGAACTTAAGCGAGCCGGGCACGCGCCTACCACGCGCGCTCACACCCATCCCTGAGAGCGAGCCTTTGCTCCACGGCCCGCGCTGTGCCAGCGCTAGCGCCATCGCGAGTGCCAGTGCCAGTGCCAGTGCAAGTGCAAGTGCAAGTGCCAGTGACGTGCCACACCGACACGCGCGGCCTCTTCACGTGCAGTTCGACGCGCAGTCGCCCCCCGCAGCCGTCTCCGTCTCGAGTTCCAGCTCCTCCAGTTCCGACGATGAGGAACTCTCCATCGCCGAAGCGAGACCCCCCGACGGAGGTTGGGGCTGGGTCATCGTATTCGCCTCGTTCATGGTCAATCTCATTGCCGATGGCATCACGTTCAGTTTCGGAGTATTCTTCCCGCATTTTCTCGAATACTTCGGCGAGAGTACTGGAAAGACGGCCTGGATCGCCAGCATATTCATGGCGATGCCGCTTTTGTCCGGTCCGATAGCcagtttcttaacagacagatACGGCTGCCGACGAATGACGATTTTCGGCTCAATTTTAGCAGCGATAGGATTCATTATTTCTGCCTTCGTGGACAACATAGAGACTTTGATGTTCACATTCGGAATCATGGCCGGATTCGGCCTGAGTCTGTGCTATGTAGCAGCAGTAGTGATCGTCGCGTACTACTTTGAGAAGAAGCGTTCCTTAGCCACCGGTATTTCTGTGTGCGGAAGTGGGATTGGTACGTTCATATTTGCTCCGTTGACATATGTTTTGCTGGACGAGTACGGTTGGCGAGGAACTACTCTGATACTCGCTGGGCTTTTCCTGAATATGGCGGTGTGTGGCTTGCTGTTTCGAGATCTGCCGTGGACGGCTACGATGAACGAAGAGAGAGCGAAAGAGAGAAAACGtagaagagagagaaaaagaaACAAACGTTTCGGATCATCCGCAGACAGTTTCTCGGACAGTAAGAGTAGTGCTGTCGGGTCTACTAAAGCGACGGACGCTGTAGACATCGAAGCGGTGACGACGTCGATAGTGCCGCAATACAGCTCCTTAGTCGACTTGCCGACCTACATGACTGGAGGCGAAGGTGTGTCGCTAGAAACCTTCGAGCTGATGTCCACTCGAGGTCGTGCGTATGCGATCTtagcacagaattaccctggagTATTGCTTCCGTCACGAAGTTTCAGTGACAGTGGACGATTGCACGAGATGTCCCCTCCCAAGAATCTGATGTCCCCTGGAACGACATCCCCGGGGACGTTGTCCCCTAATAATTCAGTCCCCAGTGCCCCGGAGACCAATGGCACGACACGGCTGAATGATAAAGCGGCTTTGTCAATATGGGTCAAAAGGCATGGACCTGGAGGACATGGTTCAACGAAGAAACCACCAGCTTTCTTGAAAGATTTGAGGTTACACAGGCATTCTCTGACATACAGGGGTGCAATGTTAAATATCAATCGGTACAGACTTCGAGCGTCTTCGTGCCCCAACATCTTGAGAAACTCAATGACTACTATTGCTAAAGAAAAG GTGCAATGGTACGCCGGGCTGTGGGACTTCTGGGACCTGGCGGTGGACGTGCTGGACTTCTCCCACTTCCTCAACCCGGCCTTCCTCGTGTTCGCGGTGTCCAACTTCCTGCTGTACCTGTGGTACGACGTGCCGTACGTGTACCTCGCGCACAGCGCCTCCAACATGGGCTTCAATGAGTCGCAGTCCTCCATGCTGATATCTATCATCGGGATACTGAACATGTTCGGCGAG ATAATTCTCGGTTGGATAGGCGACTGGGAGTGCGTGAACGCGAGCCTGGTGTACGCGGTGTGCATGATCCTGTGCGGCGTCGTCACCGTCGTCATGCCGCTGCTGAGCTCGTACTTCGGCCTCGCCGCCGCCTCGGGGGCCTTCGGCGCCTTCATCGCGGCCAACTACAGCCTCACCAGCATCATCCTGGTGGAGCAGATCACGCTCGAGAAGTTCACCAACGCGTACGGCCTGCTGCTGCTCATGCAGGGCTTGGCCAATCTCATTGGCACCCCGCTGGGAG GCTGGGTGTACGACGTTACCGACAGCTACGACCTCTCGTTCTACCTCGCGGGAGTCTTCATCGGCATTTCCGGCCTGATCCTGCTAGTGTCGCCGCTGTACCACGCCACGCGCCGCTACAAGAACCACCGGAAATCCACCGACTTGTCGGCCAACATGTCGACCGACATATCCACCGACGTGTCGACCAACAAGTCCACTAATAACGAACACACGCACATCAACGGTGAAGTCAAACAGAATGGGAAGCTGATTATGTAA